DNA from Nitrospina gracilis Nb-211:
TCCCAACTCCTTCAACTCATGCAAAGGAGGATCCCATGACAGATATTCTTGAAGAAGTCGGAAACTTCATGTCTTCCCCGGTACTGCGCCTCGACTCGGAAGCCTCCGTTCAGGATGCGGCGATTCTGATGGAGCAGAATCACGTTGGCAGTCTGATTATCGAACAATACGGGGAGGACATCGGTATCCTGACCGAAAGGGATTTCACACAGAAGGTTCTGTCGAAAGGGAAAAACCCGGAAGACATCAAAGCGACGGAGATCATGAGCCGTCCGATCATGAGCATGGATAAGTTCATGCCGATCGAAGAGGCCAATCGGTTCATGCAGAAAAATAAAATCCGGCACCTGGCGATCACGGATGACGACAAGATCGTCGGTGTTCTTTCCATCAAGGACCTGGTTGCTTACTACTCGAAGGATTTCAAGGTCCGGGAAGATTATTAAGGATAGCTGTTGCGCACTCTGGAGACACTGAATTTCCAAAACCGGTTCGTTCGCCTGGGCGGGGAGTTTTACCAGTACAAACCCCCGACCCCGGTGTCGAACCCGTTCCCCGTAGCGAAGAACCCAGACGTCGCGGCGTTATTGGATCTCGATCCGCAGGAGTTTGAACGGCAGGAGTTCTGGCAACATTTCGGCGGCAACCGGATGGTGCCCGGGACCCAGCCTCTGGCGATGGTGTATTCGGGTTTCCAGTTCGGCAGTTACAATCCGCAATTGGGCGACGGACGCGGCCTTCTGCTGGGGGAAGTCCAGAACGAACAGGGTGAGTTCTGGGACGTGTACCTGAAAGGCTGTGGCCAGACGCGTTTCTGCCGCGGTTTCGACGGCCGTGCCACGCTGCGCTCCTCCATCCGCGAATACCTGTGCGGAGAGGCCATGTCCGGGCTCGGCATCCCCACCACCCGCGCGCTTGCGGTGGTCGGCGTTCAGGAGTTGATCCAGCGCGAACTGCCGGAACCTGCCGCCGTGCTGGTGCGCGTCGCGCGCACGCACATCCGCTTCGGCAACTTCGATTATTTCCACTACACCAACCGGCCGCAAAAAGTCACCGAACTTGCCGACCATGTCATCTCCCACTACTTCCCGGAACTGGAAACAGCGGCGGACAAGTACGCGCAACTGTTCGCGCACGTGGTGGACCGAACGGCATGGACGATCGCCTGCTGGCAATCGGTGGGCTTTGCCCACGGCGTCATGAACACGGACAACATGTCGATCCTGGGCGAGAC
Protein-coding regions in this window:
- a CDS encoding CBS domain-containing protein; its protein translation is MTDILEEVGNFMSSPVLRLDSEASVQDAAILMEQNHVGSLIIEQYGEDIGILTERDFTQKVLSKGKNPEDIKATEIMSRPIMSMDKFMPIEEANRFMQKNKIRHLAITDDDKIVGVLSIKDLVAYYSKDFKVREDY
- a CDS encoding protein adenylyltransferase SelO, whose protein sequence is MRTLETLNFQNRFVRLGGEFYQYKPPTPVSNPFPVAKNPDVAALLDLDPQEFERQEFWQHFGGNRMVPGTQPLAMVYSGFQFGSYNPQLGDGRGLLLGEVQNEQGEFWDVYLKGCGQTRFCRGFDGRATLRSSIREYLCGEAMSGLGIPTTRALAVVGVQELIQRELPEPAAVLVRVARTHIRFGNFDYFHYTNRPQKVTELADHVISHYFPELETAADKYAQLFAHVVDRTAWTIACWQSVGFAHGVMNTDNMSILGETFDYGPYGFMDRYNPIFVPNHSDIHGRYSYAQQPQIGHWNLAKLGETLTHLVEPERLQKELEQYAARFNHYNRTLMGRKLGLSVLDSEFDNLVSGLIQILSRHKPDHTNFFRTLSGFRCGTLDALRAYFPNNPDELNEWLDRYTRLLEREDISPEEQKEAMDAINPKFILRNYLAQKAIDRALKENDHSEIERLRVILKHPFGDQPELFREWGIDPEHYASDTPEPYLGMQVSCSA